TCGGTAGTAACCGGGTCAAGACCAGTTGTCGGCTCATCATAAAGTACACAACTTGGTTCAATAATAATTGCACGAGCTAACCCTACACGTTTACGCATACCACCGGATAATTCTGCTGGAAACTTATTATCAATATTGTATAGATCAACAACAGCAAGAGCTCGATGAACACGCTCTTTTATCTCATTTTCGTCAAATTTAGTATGTTCTCGCAAAGGAAAAGCTACATTTTCAAATACGGTCATTGAATCAAATAATGCTGCTTGCTGAAAAACCATACCAAATTTACGTCGAATACGAATTAAATCACTTTTACCTAATTTGGTGATGTCTTCACCTTCAACAAATACTTGCCCATGATCAGGCCGCATCAAACCAATAATGTGCTTCATTAACACTGTTTTGCCAGAACCTGACAGCCCTACTATTACTCGAGTAGTACCTTTAATAACTTTAAGGTTGATACCGCGCAATACCGCGTGATCACCAAACTTTTTATGTAAATCAACTACTTGAATCACGCTACCTCACTTTGGCTCAAACAATAATAAAAACGAGGTCAATACATAATTAAGCAAGAAAATTGCAATTGAACCAATTACCACTGCCTTAGTAGTAGCTTCACCAACACCCCGAGCCCCACCTGAAGCATTATAACCTTTATAGCAACCTACAAGCGTAATCACTAAACCA
This is a stretch of genomic DNA from Deltaproteobacteria bacterium. It encodes these proteins:
- a CDS encoding ABC transporter ATP-binding protein, giving the protein MIQVVDLHKKFGDHAVLRGINLKVIKGTTRVIVGLSGSGKTVLMKHIIGLMRPDHGQVFVEGEDITKLGKSDLIRIRRKFGMVFQQAALFDSMTVFENVAFPLREHTKFDENEIKERVHRALAVVDLYNIDNKFPAELSGGMRKRVGLARAIIIEPSCVLYDEPTTGLDPVTTDSVDQMIIDANKRLQVTSVVISHDIGSALAVADQIAVIHQGEIVADTTPDGLRQSTHPFVQEFLHCWFKKQ